GTgcattaataaatatatttacgtaagaaaatcaaattttgcaATCACTTTATTTTGCGTCCCGTGTCTTTAGCTTCCACCTCTAACTCAATACCACCAAATGTCATTGTGACATCAATTTGCTGTCTTCCTTCTTTCTTTGGAATAAGACTTAGTTCTCCGATTCTCTCAAACTCTGGCCCGGATGTGTAACTGGTATCTGCCAATTTGTCTGCCGGTGTCTGATAAACTTCAACAGAAGCAGTACCATCATATGATGTCATAAAAGAATGTTGAATCTTCGTTTCACCCTGAATCACCGTTTGTCCTTTTCTGACGAACTCGTGAAAAACATCCTCAACTCTTTCGAAACCGAAGCCATTCAAACATTTCATATTTGCCGGATGTTTTCTCGGGTCAAATGGAACTGCTGACGAAATACCTGAAAAAAATGGTAATGAATATCTTAAAACGGAtagacaaaaaatttttttaagatatttccaGTTATAACAATGTATACGAGGCGACTATGACAACCCATGAATGGAATGTATTGTAAAAATAGATCGGTAGTAACACATGTTTAAggtacaacatttattttatcagatattatgTTTAATACACATTTATCAAGTACGATAAAAAGCTATCAAGTGTACATATATATTACttctatttgttttaaaagtcCTTAGAAATCCATTTGTTCAGATTCACATCATTACCTTGcaagtttgattttgaaataacaaataaaccaggaaaatcatttttaaaggcCCTAAATATAGAACTCCTTCATAagtaaactttcaaaattttctatttaaaatactCAAAGGATGACTATGCCAGCAGAATATAACGGTGTATCGTAATGGCTTTAATCCGTTAAATTTAAGAAAAGAGTCCTGCTATAGACTTAACACGTTTTGTGGaaatttgtgacgtcattaatatTGACATTAGTTTTGCAGTTAAAGTTAAACTATTCAGAATATGGGGAATTCCCAGGAGAATGAAAATGGTACCACTTTCTCTATTTTGATCAAACTGTGACGTAGCCCCCTTCCTACATTAAACCCTTcaaagtaatagaaagagcattgaaactcaagggtaaacgatttgtacgagggggcatagcccccgagtaaaaatcgtttacccgagagttttaatgttctttctgttttgtatcatagccatccatacatggtagttgtaggcgttccacattgccatatacagcagttcaagtgagtacttaaaatccttgctatACAAacgtgtaaagcccaggtaaaataaacccatgcgagagcagaaaatcaataaaatacacttcgctgtctactgttccagacacgctggcatactctcctatccaacagtgcggtaactagcgtgcgggtattaaatacctgcacacttttagttaccgcacactgtactcagtgtatacgatttacctgcaccaaatttgtgaagaaaaaacaccgagctatgatacaatacaGTTATAACGTCTGTCTGTGTAACGGAATTAAGTCACAACATAAAGACTCTTTAATAACAATACGGAATCAGATCTGCGACAAGAGATGCATAGTTTCTTCTCATGGAAATACGAATTTCCTATGGGAAAGCCGCATTCTCAAATCGGACATGAATGTTTTTTGATAAAAAGGGAAAGGTTGTATAAACTTCTTCACAAGTCCATATGGTATAATGTTTAACAATGCTggtagtgaaaaaaaaactttattgaaaTTACATGCAATAAATGCAGCAGTTAAAGCAGTTAGTTCGCCATTTATTAGATCATATGATAAAGTAGTTGATTCCATATAGAGAAATCGTATGTATTGACTAATGACACCTTGTTATTATTAAGTTTTAAGTTATCTAGGATTTTGCCATAGTCCTTCACATGTCAAACAAGGTACTTACAAGAGTTTTTATAAACGTAATCGCAAGATTTTCTGTTGAGCTTTTATAGCAGTAAGATATGATACTGACATAATTTATACATACAGTACGGGGGCCAAAaacgtctaccatgcaccccctcGCACCCACAACCCCATCACAAGACATTTTTTCATACATGcaggtaccaaattgtttggcAGAACCAACTCTATCAGAAAATCccttgaactatatatgatttcactgcttccatggcaaccgtttatttttgtaaaggacaactatatagatgataatcagtgaTATCTTGTCagtttctttttataaaacaacaaaaattgtgTCAAAATGTTGTTACAACAAGGTAGCTGCTAATACAAGCTATGGAAGGCCTTCACTAAATTTTAACCGCAGTACGTTAAAATACAAACCTTAAAGCGCGTCTGAAACAACGTTTgaacatatcaaatatttatttgtttaatctACCTTGCGTATGGATATAAAAGCACTCCGTCTGATACCGCTTTCCCCTTCAGTGTCTGTTCGTGGATGGCACGGTTTACAAGACAAGTTTGATATGACTTTGGATTCCATGGATTCTAGTAAGTCAAACTTGCTCTTGAGACCATATTTTTACAGACTACTTGTTCATTACCCATTTTGGTGTTCTTTTGTACTTTATATCTTCTCAAATAAGGTCGAGCAGACATAGAGAGAtgtgaatatttatttatacttaGTCATACTTACCATATGAAAATGGTATTTTTCTCGAATgaattatttctttcttaaaaccATAAATAACTGCCcctataataaaaataaatgaagtttggatagtttaaaatcatttatctaaatcaaaataattgcaaCATCCTGTGATGTACTTTAACATCAGTCTGATACAAAATTGTGTTAAAAGCAGCAATGTATTGCATTGTTAAATAATATTCGATAGTTCATTTTTATTGGAGTGTTAaaagtatctttttattttcagtaaaatgtcaCACACTAATGATCGTCAGTGAAACAACGGTAACTCAAATTCATAACAAAGTGAATATATTGTATTTGTATAAGctgtaaaaacaaacatctgttCACTTAAAAGCAAAGCagttatattaatattttcaattgtgaCCTCCCCTGTACCGTAGACTATAAAACAGAAGCATTTTTATATTGGACACGTAGCCCATAAGCACCTTCACGAACCACGTGTTGCCATTCTTTACAATCACTAATATAACAGTAATTTCATCAATTCATTCATAGAAACTAAACTTTATAAAatacaagtttataaaataccGGTAACTTTCGGCAAGTTTGAACACTTTCGCAGTTGTTTGACATGTTATTCTGACCTGACTTCTACATTGAAAGTAAGAACTCTACAGCTTACCTCTCATTACTATGGTTCCTGCTTCCTGTGGTATGATCACGTGCTTGTTTGGAAAAGCTTCCATAACTGCCTTATGCATTATCGGCGACTCTGAAAATCCACCGACCATCATCAACGTAGATACATTTTTCAGTTCTGGTTTATCACAAAGTTCTTTCAAATGTTCAAGCAACAAGAGTTTGGCATTTTCAAACAGTTCTTTAAATTTGTCATTCCCAACACGGAGTTTATCATTTCTCATTCTAACCGTTTTGACAAACTGGCCTATTCCCAAATCGCTTTGTAGATCCTTGCCTTTGATTTTGTGATACAAAGTATATAAGGAATTTGGCAGAGATATTGTAATTTCATCTGATGACTTCGCCTTACATTGCCTCTTTTTCATTTCTAACGTTGCAGCAAGTTCAAGGGCATCTAGCTTCTTAGTGGATTTGAACATTTCCCAGACATCGCTCCCAAGAACGGCTTCAAAGAAGTCGTATACTTCTCGATCTACCAAAGTTCCACCCCATGGTCCGCCGCTTGGAGGGTACAGTTCCTTCAACGCACCATCTGCCTGAACTTCGCTCGATGTTATATCGACAGTGCCACCTAAAGATAAGATATATTAAATTAACAGTCTGACAAAATGTCTACATTATGATAGTAAAACTCTATTTTAAAATAAGATCATTTGTTCCTTTTTTCAGTTAATGTTAATGGGAAGCTCGCAATTATTAAACGAAAATTGTTATAAATAAAAGTGCATCTAATCATATATGTTTAAATGGAAAAGTAAATTTAGTTGTGTTGTGTTCTTCACGATGTCTAAGTATGGCAAATTTTCGTGCAAAGTtgtctaaatttaaaaaatactttatataagGGCTCAATTAGATATCAATTCAACATGAACACTGTTTACCTCACCTTTTAGTTCATCAAATGACTTTTACATTGAGCCAACATTACTGGAAATTGTTGAATGGTAACCAGTTATGACAAGTTATTTTAAAGTCCTTTTATAGATTTAGAATATACAAAGCGTACAACAGGGgtcagttgttcgaaactttaaccggctatTAAACTAACcgcttgttaaattttgattcaaaacattagtcttggtgggaaacactagtatgatgttttgattttattgtaaagaattttcaaatttcataattcttaactcatacatgtgtttttctaagtcttctaaagTGTCGAAAactaaccctaaaagttaatcaactgtAAGCTTAATCCCCTataaaagtttcgaacaactgggcccagattGTGAAAGTCTAACCCTTGATTTTTGCAACTTTGACCGAAATTCAACAGAAATGAATATTGCGTTCTGCTCATTGACCAATCATTGCTGAGCCTACTTATTTGAAATTCCTATAATGGGTTTAAACTTTTTCTAATCTTTGATCTCTACGTATGACCTTAACTTTGAACTGACATGACCAAAAATTGCACGCAGCACGTTGTTTCATTACGACACATATTCGcgccaaattatttaaaaatcttttaggGGATTTAAAAGATATGACTCGGACGTAAATTACTTCATACTGACGTATAATCGCACTGTACGACCTTGCCCTTGAACGGATATGACTAAACGTTGCGTTCTCCCAGTTGTGGGCCATGTTGTTTGATAATACTTTTTAGGGGTAACAGGATGCAGAGCGGACACAACTGCTGTCTACTTGACATTTGATCTCACCATATGACCTTCACTTTGAACCGACATGACTGAAATTTACGTTCGGCATGTtttctcattatgataaacactTGTACCAAGTTCTTTGAAAACCTCCAATGAAGTACAGGTTCTTTACTGTTGTACATATGTAATAATTGCAGAAGTCTTTGTCACCCTTCTGATGTATTTATATTAGAATATCACATAACCATTTGTTCcgaattaaaagaaaactttcaAATATTACAGTTGACCAATTAATTATTTATCTTGCATTACATTTAATAGAAATCATTTCTCTAATCTACcattatttcatattgtattaCATGTAGAAATCACCGATGTTCATCAGAATATTCCGGTACAACTTAAACGAGCTTCTCCTGCTAAGTTTGCATTTCACATGTCATTCACACAACTAATTTCCTAGAAGTTGCAAATATGCAGCAAAGGCTTATTTATGTAAACGGCAGATGAAGAATGAACTGTAGTTACTGTACCAAAACTACAACAATCTACGGTATTTTCATAATTGCTGTATCAGTTATAAGTTATCAGTGCAAGAGGCTAGTATAAGATGTCATTAAGAGGGCTCAATATGATCTTATATAAAATCACGAGAGAAAATCATCCCCTAACATAGAGCAAATTGTGTGCTTGAGGAAACTATGGTGAAAATGAGGATAATGTTCCAGGCGTTTTTCCATTAAATGTGcctgaattttaaaattttgattgatgaTGATTGCTCTAATTGTGAAAAATATCCCTGATGTATGATGACAGGATATGCAATTAGCATGCAaagttttgaatatattttacaatttatgaaatatttaataaatgtagTTTTTATGTCTCTAACATTGTCATTATATGTTTAGCCTCTTTGTCATTAAGTACTAATTCaatgatttttgtataatttttttattgtGTTCCTGTAGAATAAGGTATGGGTTTGCTTAAATGGTGGCAAAGGCAATACATGTATAGGTAATGAAACGCACTTGTGAACACGATTTTGTCACAGACGGAGAGACGACTAGACTAAACCATATATTTCCCGCCAAATAATCGTAAAGAGGGAAAtgatataattctatgtaaagtTTGATATAATAGTTCAATGATATAATCACGTGTAAAGCAAAGCTAATGAGTATGTCCAGCGGAAAGAACAGagataataattaaaaaatgaagaaaagtcATTCCTCCAAGATCCAGAACCATGAACTGTGAGCCAGGCGCAAAAGATTTAATGGTTGTTGTTCCATCTTCGTCCACACATCTAGACGCTTCGTACTGCTTGCAATAAATCGCCGCTGCTTCTGGTTCGAGTGCGAATGTAAACTGATCAGCTGGTATACCAGCCTGAAATTTAAAACTTACTGGCACTTCAAAAAGCTTTAGtagtttgttgttgttggtggtggtggtttttattctttttattctttaACTAAAAATGATATCACTCAGCTGCTACAAattttgctataaactattttGATTGTTTACTGAAATTAAGTGATAACCAAGACGCCAATAAaccaattttgtttctaaaattaacATCACGAAACACATTGGCATATATTACCTAACTTCTGTAGTAAATATTTCTGATTAttcttcttttatataaacattttactgtaattttgaaatactgtttaaaatgtaAGGGCAAATTTCCAAATATTCTAATTGCTAAATAAACAATCTTTAAAAGTGTCCAAATGTCAAAAGAATAATGTATGCACAAATTAGTAGATAGATCATTTGAAAACTTACTTTTAGAGATGCCTCCTTCATGAACTGTTTTGCACTGTATTGCCAAATTGCTGGAACAGTTATAACCCAGTAAATATCAGTTTTTTCCATATCTTTCACCTTTAACGTTAACTGTTCAAAAAGCTGTTCTTTAAGGAACTTGATTGCTGCAGCGAAAACATCTATAGCCAAAATCTTTTTCCCCTGATCATCTCTCAGTTTTAAGTTGCGTTTCAGTCGCTACAATTTATGCAAGCTCGACATACATATACATTATACCTCAATATCAGCTATACACTACTAAGAGATAATTAAGTTAATGTTTAAAATACATAGAACGGTAAAGGTGTAAAGAGCAAAATGTAAACTTGATACTATTATTATAGTTTACCAAGATGTATTAGAATTGCtttctattttaaacaaatatgcaCTGACAATATATTATTCGCATCTCTGTATCTAAAACAATGGAATACGAGTAGGATATTTCAATCTTGTTACAAGTTCATGTatcaaacaaaaaccaaaaattaAATCACTCGACAGagattaaaatttttgtttcttactGTTTGTCCATGCAAGTTCATCTTGAAATGTTTGAAGTACTTCCATCCATGATGTTCGTCGTCATCAGCTAAGTCGGCATACTTTTTTCCGCCTTTAAGTTCAATTacaacaagaaatatattttaacaatattctGTTATTTTATAACCGGATAACAGTTTTACCTCCGTCTGATAAGCTTGTGAACCTTTTAACATGTGATGCATAAATAGTTCTATGCATTgtcacatatattttgttcttcttgttttattattacttAGGATGATcactgacattataaacatgatgTACAAAATATATCTTACAGATAAATGTCTCCATACAGTTCACTTGTTCTAACAGTAAAGGCTTTTCCAACGTGCATACTTTAATACTTTTTGACATTCTTGTTTTCTGTATTCATTAAATCAATGAGTGTATGCATATTTGGTCTCTTTCAATGATAATTTGATATGTACTTATTTCTTTAAATCATGATATAAAACACATTCTAAAAAGTGAAACTCGTCATCTAACTTGATACATACGTTACATATTCTTTCATTTAGTAGCCTACTAACAGGTCTGGTCCATCGACCAGTTTCAACAAAAAGTCTGCGTGAAGATAAACGTAGTTGTGATAcggatttatttaatttttacaatATCTAACATATAAGTAAAAGATATTGTAGATTTAGCACACATCCTGCCATGCTTGAGAACAAATTAGCTGATCATGACTGTGTATGAATCATACGTAACCCCCGTTTAAGTTAAATGATCGTGTAAGCGCATTTGAACTGTTTCCTAACTAGCCGTGGTATGTAGTTTTCTAATAGTTGTAATACGAGAAAGCTGCTTTGAATTACTCCTTTAATACAATTTGTACTGATATTGAATCTGAGTTTGTTTTGGCAAGATTTAATTACGATGCAGGCCCGGATCTTGATAATACATGGGGGCACCAGTTTAGAACGAAGACGTCACCGGCGAGGCGCATAGCGCCGAATGGAGATACGTATGGTAGTGAGCTCTCTGCTCGTgttaggggggtcagggggtcTCCTcctggaaagttttgaaatatatgtatgatATGTTGGCCACTGATgcattttttgtctatttttttagGTACGGGAGGAGGTACTCCCATCATTTTTGGGGTCAGGGGGTCCTCCTGAAATTTTTCGAAATATACTTATGTCTAGTaggcatgaaatggtgggctctggtgcattttttggtctaattTTGAGATACGGGACGGGATATTACCATCACTTTAGGTGTTTAGGGGGTCTCTGCTTTTCTGGCCTAATCTCGAGGTACGAGAGGGGGTACACCCA
This window of the Mercenaria mercenaria strain notata chromosome 5, MADL_Memer_1, whole genome shotgun sequence genome carries:
- the LOC128557212 gene encoding heat shock 70 kDa protein 12A-like, with translation MFKSTKKLDALELAATLEMKKRQCKAKSSDEITISLPNSLYTLYHKIKGKDLQSDLGIGQFVKTVRMRNDKLRVGNDKFKELFENAKLLLLEHLKELCDKPELKNVSTLMMVGGFSESPIMHKAVMEAFPNKHVIIPQEAGTIVMRGAVIYGFKKEIIHSRKIPFSYGISSAVPFDPRKHPANMKCLNGFGFERVEDVFHEFVRKGQTVIQGETKIQHSFMTSYDGTASVEVYQTPADKLADTSYTSGPEFERIGELSLIPKKEGRQQIDVTMTFGGIELEVEAKDTGRKIK
- the LOC128557407 gene encoding heat shock 70 kDa protein 12A-like — translated: MGDYKTKLVIAAIDFGTTYSGYAYSFRHILKKDPLKTYENIWTDDNGKLQTSKAPTTVLFEPNGEFHSFGYERLKRNLKLRDDQGKKILAIDVFAAAIKFLKEQLFEQLTLKVKDMEKTDIYWVITVPAIWQYSAKQFMKEASLKAGIPADQFTFALEPEAAAIYCKQYEASRCVDEDGTTTIKSFAPGSQFMVLDLGGMTFLHFLIIISVLSAGHTH